Genomic window (Marinilabiliales bacterium):
GTATGCATCAGAGTTCAGGTACAGGAACCCGGTGCTGGGGCCCGATGACATCGTGGTTGCCATATCACAGAGCGGGGAGACCGCCGACACCCTGGCGGCAGTCAGAATGGCACGGGAGGCCGGAGCCATGGTCCTGGGCATTTGCAACGTAACCGGTTCGGGACTCTCCCGTGAGACCGATGCCGGCGTATATACACATGCCGGGATTGAGATAGGTGTCGCTTCGACAAAGGCATTTACCGCGCAGGTGACCGTGCTGACGATGATAGCCCTTTTACTGGGACGCAAACGGGGTCATATCGATGAAGATCAGTACCGTTCCCTTATCGGGGAAATGCATTCAATACCATCAAAGATTAACCGGATACTGGAGCAGAGTTCAAAGATCAGTGACATTGCAAAACGATTCAGCGACATCCCAAGTATGCTCTATATAGGAAGGGGCTACTGTTTCCCGGTAGCTCTTGAAGGGGCGCTCAAGCTCAAGGAGATATCTTATATACATGCAGAGGGATATCCGGCAGCCGAAATGAAGCATGGGCCCATTGCGCTGATTGATGAAAAAATGCCCGTGGTGGTTGTGGGTGTAAAGGATAAATACTATGAGAAGATAGTGAGCAATGTACAGGAGATCAAGGCCCGGAAGGGGATAGTGATCGCCGTCGTGAACGAAGGGGATGAGCAGATATCGTCAGTTGCTGATCATATCATGGAAGTGCCCGAAAGCAACATCATCTTCTCGGCGCTGCTTTCGGTCATCCCGCTTCAGCTTTTCGCCTACCATATTGCAGTGGAACGCGGGTGTGACGTAGACCAGCCCCGCAACCTTGCCAAATCGGTTACCGTCGAATGACGATAGGCCGGCCGCTTACGGTCCTCAAGGCATAGAGACGTTGGCCGGAAGTTGCCAATGTCTGCCGGTAAACCTGGAGAGATGGCAGCAGGCACCTGCGATCAGCAAAGCAGACAGTTGGCACCTGTTAATCATGGAGCGCATGAATTTTTACCGCTCGGTATACTGTTTCTGGTAGTAATCCCTGTAGCCGCCGCTGAGAACACCCTTCAGCCACTTTTCATTTTCCAGGTACCACCCTACGGTGCGGTCCAGTCCCTCCTCGAATGAGACTGAAGGTTTCCAGCCCAGATCCCGGCTTACCTTTGAGTTGTCGATGGCATAGCGCATGTCATGGCCGGCCCTGTCCTTCACAAAGGTGATCAGCTTTGCCGATGTGCCGGGCCTGCGGTCCAGATGACGGTCCATTATCCCGCAGAGCAGCTTTACAAGGTCTATATTGCGCCACTCGTTGTTGCCTCCCACGTTGTATGTCTCGCCTGTGAGGCCCTTGTGAAAGATAAGGTCTATGGCCGTGGCGTGGTCCTCAACATAGAGCCAGTCCCTTACATTCTCCCCCTTCCCGTAAACAGGCACAGGCTTGCTGTTTAAGATATTGTTGATCGCCAGGGGTATGAGCTTTTCGGGAAACTGGTTGGGTCCGTAATTGTTCGAGCAGTTTGATATGACCACCGGAATGCCATAGGTGTGGTGCCAGGCACGTACCATATGGTCTGAGCCTGCCTTGGAGGCGGAATAGGGACTACGCGGATCATAGGCGGTCTCTTCAGTGAAAAGCCCCTCACTGCCGAGTGAGCCGTAAACCTCGTCGGTGGAGATGTGGTAGAACAGTTTCCCTTCATGGTTGCCTGCCTGCTCTTTGAAAGCATTCAGCAGGTTAACCGTTCCTATGATGTTGGCTGTTATAAATTCCATAGGGCCGCTGATGGACCTGTCGACATGTGATTCGGCAGCCAGGTGTATCACCCCGTCGAAACTGTGCTTCGAGAACAGGCCATCAATGAATTCCTGGTCGGCAATGTCGCCTTTTACAAAGTTGTAATTGGGTTCACTTTCGATATCGGTAAGGTTCTCCAGGTTTCCCGCGTAGGTAAGCTTGTCGAGGTTCACTATGCGGCAGCCGGGGTAATTCCTTACAAACCGCCTTACCACGTGCGAGCCGATGAAACCTGCTCCTCCTGTTATCAGAATCGTTTTCTGCATCTTCTTGTTGTATGTTTACAGGTTCAGCTTGCCGCAGCCCTTTTCTCAGAAGGGCCCGATCCCGGCTCCTGAACCGGTTTTACTTTTTATCCTTCATTTTCCTGTAGTACTGCTCCCATTTCCATGCCGAAGCAAGTGTTTCTTCAAGGCTGCTTTCGGCTTTCCAGCCCAGCTCATTGTTAGCCAGGGTGGTGTCTGCCCACACCTGCTCAATGTCGCCGGCGCGCCTGCCTGTTATTTTGTATTTAAGCCTGACCGAGGTCACCTTTTCAAAGGTCTTTATCATCTCCAGTACCGAAACACCCTTCCCTGTACCCAGGTTGAATACTTCATAGCCGCTTTTGTTCCTGTTTTCAAGAAGTCTTTTTACTGCTGTTACGTGGGCCTTTGCCAGGTCGGTCACATGCAGGTAGTCCCTTATGCAGGATCCGTCGGGAGTGTTGTAGTCATTCCCGAAAACCTTAAGCTCATCCCTCATCCCGATCGCGGTCTGTGTAATGAAAGGCACAAGGTTTTCCGGGACCCCCAGTGGCAGTTCTCCTATTAATGCCGAGGGGTGTGCACCTATCGGGTTGAAATAGCGGAGTGATATCGCTCTGAGCCTGCCCGATGCTGCAACGGTGCCGGCAATTATATCTTCGGAGATCTTCTTTGTATTGCCGTAAGGTGACTCGGCCTTTTTTACCGGCGCTTCCTCTGTAACCGGCAGCTTATCGGGCTGCCCGTAAACGGTGCAGGAGGATGAGAAGACCAGCGGGACTGTACCGTGTTGCTCCATCTCCTCAAGCAGGTTTATAAGCGATACAAGGTTGTTGCGGTAGTACATCAGCGGTTTTTCGACCGACTCGCCCACCGCCTTGGCTGCAGCGAAATGAATTACGGCATCAATGCCGGGGCTGGACGTGAAATAATCGCGCAGATGAGGTCCGTCGCAAAGGTCGATCTTTTCAAAACCGGGCCTTACCCCGGTTATCTTCTCAATCCCATCAAGAACCTCAACTGATGAGTTGGACAGGTTATCGGCAATGAGTACGTTGAAACCCTTTTCGATAAGCTCGACGGCAGTGTGTGAACCAATGTAACCTGTGCCGCCGGTAACAAGAATATTATGCATGGTTTCCCGGTCTTTGGCAGGGGGATTTCTACAGGCTCCAGTAATGAAGTCCGTCCTGTCCGTTTACAAATTGTTCCCTGTATATGCTTTTAACGTCAACCAGAAGCGCGTTGGTATTGGTAACCTCCCTGAACCAGTCGGCCGGCAACCCCATGTACTCTTTGTGGTTCACGGCCACTATCACCGCATCGTAGTCCTTCCCCGGCTTCTCTTTCAGCCTGAACCCGTACTCCTCTTCGACTTCATCTGAGGAGGCACAGGGATCGACCACGTCGATATGCTTTACGCCGTAAGCCTTAAGCTCGTTATAGACATCAGCCACCTTTGAGTTTCTTATGTCGCTCACGTTCTCCTTGAAGGTGACCCCCATTATCAGTATGTGCGACTGCATGCTGTTTTTCCCGAGCGAACTGATCTTCTTGATGGTCTGCCTGGCAACGTACCTTCCCATGGAGTCGTTGATATAGCGTCCCGCCGTTATTATCTGCGAATGGTAGCCCAGCTCCCTTGCCTTATGTGTGAGGTAATAGGGATCGACCCCTATGCAATGCCCCCCCACCAGTCCGGGATAAAACCCCAGGAAGTTCCATTTTGTGCCGGCCGCCTCTAGTACCTCATGGGTGTTGATATTCATCCTGTTGAATATCATCGCCAGCTCGTTCATGAATGCGATATTGATGTCGCGCTGGGTGTTCTCGATTATCTTGGCCGCTTCTGCCACCTTTATCGAGCTGGCCCGGTGCACGCCGGCTTCAATGATCAGCTCATATGTCCTTGCAATGTTTTCAAGAGCCTCTTCATCATTGCCGCTCACCACCTTTACGATCTTTGTAAGGGTATGCTCCCTGTCGCCGGGATTGATTCTTTCGGGCGAGAAGCCCACCTTGAAATCGGTACCGGACTTAAGTCCGCTCAGCTCCTCCAGCACCGGCACGCAGTCCTCTTCCGTGCATCCGGGATATACCGTCGATTCGTAAACCACGTAATCACCCTTCTTTAGTATCCTGCCTACAGTCTCCGAGGCCTTCAAAACGGGTGTCAGGTCGGGCAGGTTGTGATCGTCTATAGGGGTTGGCACAGCCACGATGTGGAAATCGGCCCCTTTCAGGTCGGCCGGGTCGGAGGTGAACACTATGTCGCACCCCTCAAAGGCTTCCGCGTCCAGCTCCCTGCTCGGGTCTATCCCCTTTTTCATCATCTCGATACGGTCGGGTTTGATGTCAAATCCGATGACCGGCACTTTTTTTGCAAATTCAAGAGCTATCGGGAGGCCTACATAACCAAGTCCGATCAGCGAAATCTTCTTCTCCTTTTTTATTAGTTCTTCGTACATTTTAATTATTTGATTTTCCGTGTTTGTTTATAGTTGTCTCTTCCGGGCTGCTGCCACGGGTGCCGGCATTCTTATTCAGGTACCGGTAATTTTTTTCAGGTGCGGGTGATACTCCCCCTTCAGTCCGACCGCCAGGGAGTTCCTTATGGTATAGACTGTTTCGATCGACCGCCTCGACTCTTCGAGCCCGTACCCCTTCCCGGCAAGTATCTCCCTGTATGTTTGTGTATGCAGGTTGGTAAAACCGTCGCTGAACTCAATCTCGTCGCCGTCGATCGTTATTGACCTGTAGGTCCTTTGTCCCCGCTCCTTTAACTGTTGGGGCAGGTCGTCATGGTCGATGCTGAGCAGCCACCTCACCCTTGCCTTCTCGAGTGTGAGATACCCCGCCGCGCGGCGGCTGTCGGACAGATGGACTATATTCTCCCGCACCGGCCCGAATATCCAGGTGAGCATATCGAAAAAGTGTACGCCGATGTTCGTGGCCACTCCGCCGGACTTCTGCATATCTCCCTTCCATGATATGTGGTACCAGTTGCCGCGGCTTGTTATGTATGAGAGATCAATATCGTGTATCTTTTCAGGAGGCTCCTTCATAATCTTTTCACGCAATTCAATGATTGAAGGGTGGAGCCTGAGCTGCAGTATGTTGTAGATCTTCTTCCCTGTCTCCTTCTCGATCTCTCCCAGCGCATCGAGGTTCCACGGGTTGAGTACCACCGGCTTCTCGCAAATGGCATCGGCTCCCTGTCGCATGGCGAACCTGATGTGGGAGTCATGAAGGTAGTTTGGCGAGCATATGCTCACGTAGTCGACATTGGTGCCTGTACGTTTCAGCTTGTCGATATGCCTGTCGAACCTTTCGAATTCAACAAAAAAGTCGGCCTCCGGGAAGTAGGCATCTATAGTCCCCACACTGTCGAAAGGATCCAGTGAGGCCAGCAGCCTGTTACCGGTCTCCTTTATAGCCTGCAGGTGTCTTACGGCAATGTAGCCGGCGACACCTATGAGCGCAAAATTCTTTTGTTTCACTGACATACTCTGTATTGTTACTCCATCATTCTGTATCTTGCCGCTTCGAATCGATCTGTCAATACCCGGTTGCTGCCATATGCAGGATTTGCCATTTCAGGGAGCTGCCTGCGATCAGCTGCAATCAACCGGTTTGCAAGCAGCTTTACAAAGCCTGATCTTATCATTCCAGCTTTTTCACTTCCCCGTTTTCCAGCCTGTACTTCTCTCCCCCTTCAGGGCATGTTGCAAAGCCCTCTTTGTCAAAATCGAGCCTGTGGCCATACTCACTCATCCATCCTGTCTGCCGCGCCGGGTTTCCCACGACAAGGGCATATGGCCTGACCTCTTTGGTTATCACTGCGCCTGCGCCTATAAAGGCGTATCGGCCTATATTGTTTCCGCAGATAATGGTGGCGTTGGCGCCAATGCTTGCCCCCCTTCCCACCAGAGTTTTGACGTACTGCTCTTTTCTCACAACGGCGCTCCTGGGGTTCACAATGTTGGTAAACACCATGGAGGGCCCCAGGAAGACATCATCCTCACATATCACCCCTGTATATATCGATACATTGTTCTGCACTTTCACGTTACGTCCCAGAACCACACCGGGCGAAACCACCACGTTCTGCCCCAGGTTGCAGTTCTCGCCAATGGTGCAGCCGGGCATGATATGCGAAAAGTGCCATATCCGTGTACCCTTTCCAATCTTGCAACCCTCGTCAATTACGGCTGTTTCGTGAGCCTGGTAACCCTTATCTTCGCTCATTCTGGATTGTTTTTGAAAAAGTCGTGAACAGCTGCGCAGATGTACTCCATCTGATCCTGTTTCAGCTCCGTGTGCATGGGAAGGGAGAGGACTGTTGAGCAAAGCTCTTCTGCAACCGGGAAGTCGCCTTCCTGGTAGCCGTACCCTGAGTAACCCTTCTGAAGATGCATCGGCAGGGGATAGTATATCATGGTCGGAATGTCGCGTTTGCCCAGGAATTCACGCAGTTTGTCCCTGTAACGGGCCGGAGTCCTTACCGTGTAGGCGTGGAATATGTGGGTGGACTGCCTGAGCCTTTTCGGGAGGATCAGGTTGCCAATGTCGCCGAGCGCCCTGTCATAATAACCGGCAGCCTCTGTTCTTGCCTCATTGAATTTGTCAAGGTACTTAAGCTTCACATCGAGAATTGCCGCCTGCAGGGTGTCGAGCCTCGAGTTGACCCCCACCATGTCGTGGTAGTATTTGACCGTTGATCCGTGGTGGGTTATGGCCTTCATCTTTGCCGCAAGCTCGGGAGTGTTGGTCAGGATCGCACCCCCGTCACCGAAGCAACCGAGGTTCTTGGAGGGGAAGAAGCTGGTGCAGCCTATATGACCTATTGTTCCGGCTTTCTTTACCAGTCCGTTTTCAAAAGTGTATTCGCTGCCGAGCGACTGTGCTGCATCTTCAATTACATATATATTATGTTTGCCGGCTATCTCCATTATCGCGTCCATGTTGGCACACTGCCCGTAAAGGTGTACCGGCAGTATGACCTTCGTCTTCCGGGTGACGGCCTTTTCGATGGCCCTTGCATCGATGTTGAAGCAACGGGGGCAGACATCGGCAAAAACCGGTTTTAGTCCGAGTAAAGCTATGGCTTCAACAGTGGCAATAAAGGTGAAGGGTGTGGTGATCACCTCATCGCCCGGCTTCAGGTCGAGCGCCATAAGCGCTATCTGGAGGGCGTCGGTGCCGTTGCCGCATGTCACCGCATGTCCGGCATTTAGATAAGACTGCAGGTTTTCACGGAAGGAACTGACCTCGGGGCCGTTGATAAAGGCTCCCGATTCTATCACCTGGTTCATTGCCCTGTCGATCTCACTTTTTAACCGCCGGTACTGACCGGGAAGATCGACCATAACTATCTTTTCCATGCTTAACGCCTGTATTTTAGGGGTTTTGTTCGGCAGGAAGCAAAGTTAAAAAAAATAGGAGATGTAGGGGCATTATCATGGAATAATTCTTTACTTTTGTGATAAAGATCACCTGTAATAAATATCCGGACTTTGGAAATTGTAAAACATATCAAAGATCTGCTCTACCATCATGATTGTGTGGTGGTGCCGGGATTCGGCGGGTTTGTGACCAACGAACGGTCGGCACATATCGACAGGGCTGCCAACAGCTTTCATCCCCCGGCCAGGGAGGTGGGGTTCAATGCAAGGCTTGACCATAATGACGGACTGCTTATCAGTTACCTGTCCGCCCGCCTCTCTCTGAATTACGTCGATGCCAGGTCGCTGGTTGAAAAGTTTGCCGCCGATGTGAACCGGAAGATTAAAGAGGGCCGGGTCGTCAATTTTGACGGTATTGGCCAGTTCTCGGTAACGAGGCAGGGTTCACTGCAGTTTGACCCCGATCCATCAGCCAATTTCCTGACCGATGCCTACGGCCTCTCATTCTTCAGGTGCCCGGCACTTGAAACCACCCGGAAATCAAAGAAGGAGCGCAGGAAAGCAGACCCCGCCGGCGAGCGCCGCATCATGCCGCGCACCCGCAGGCTTCTGAAATATGCCGCCGTAGGTATACCTCTCATTGCAGCATTGACCTGGGGTGCCATGAACAGTGATGTTATGAGGGAGTTCAGCTTTGACCTCTCTTCAATAAACCCGTTCTCAGCAGTTGTTGATTCAGGCATAAGGCAGGTTCCCGCCGATGGGGAGGGAATAATTGACACCGGACCGGTTGAAGAGCCGGCTGCCGCTGTTACAACCCAGCGCAATGCACTGATGTACGAAGAGCCTGCCCGGGACGCAATTGATGCAGCCGCCGGCCCGGAATTTGCACCCCCTGCTGATGAGGTAGCATCACGCGATGCGGTTTATGAAGCGGAAGCCAGACCGGCACCCGCTGAAACCGTTTCACCCCCTGAAACTTCTCCGGCGCGAACCGAAGCCACTCCATCGCCCGCTGCAGCATCGCAGGCGTTAGCTGAGGCCACCCGGCCCGCTGTTGAAACCACCCGGCCCGCTGTTGAAACCACCCGGCCTTCCGTTGAAACCACGCGGCCTGCCACCAATGGCAGAACCCATCACCTTGTTGCAGGCAGCTTCAGGAACCGGCAGAACGCCCTTACGCTGAGCGAAAAGTTTTCCCATGACGGTTACCGCACCGAAGTACTTGATGCCGGAAACGGGCTTTACCGGGTATCTGTCTACTCCACCGCTAATCCCGATGAGGCACTTGTAATGATGAGGCAACTCAGGCGGATCGGCGGACTTGAGGATGTGTGGATGCTGAGCAGGTAATACTTGTTGTACAAAATTGTTAGTCAGGCTGTCCGTTCCCGGGCAGCCTTTTTTGTGTGTGCCATGCATGTTCTTTCCCTATAGTGTTCAAGGCCCGAGCGAACAATCCCCAGTGGGGCAGGAGTGAGGGTTACGGCTGCAACCGCGACCCCTTCAAAGGCGGGGAGAGTTATGGGTAGTCACTGGTATAATAATCGGGCCAATTCATAGTCGAAAAATCTGAAATTGGGGGTTATAAATCATATCGGAAATTGCCTGTATGTTTTAAGCAGGCTTATGGTTTCTGCCTTTAGTTTGGTTCTGACAAATTTTTTGATTTCCTCATCCATAAGTTCACCAAGACCGCTGAGTATCCGTTTTTCATTAACTTGTTCTATCCTGTCAATACACTGTTGTAAGTATGCGTGTAAATCTGTTTTCATGCGATCTTCAATAATCTTTTGGTTCAGTGGGGTACGGCGCTTCATGAGGAACCAGCAGTCAAAAATATCCCGGTTTGCAATCATTTTCCTGTCAGTCAGGGCACAAAGTTTATGCGAGAACATATCGGGAAGCTGCATCACCTGCATGGGTATGCCCAGGTAGTTCTTTACTTCATAGCTGTCATTTACCAGCCTGCCGGATATTTCAATCTTAAGATTGTGCTCACCCGGACCGTAATCCAAAACGATAATCATTCCGAAATGCTTTATTGCCTCGTCCTTTATTTTTCCATAACCGGCAGCAATGTCAAGCGTTCTATTGAAAACCTCAGTCGACCTGGAGGGGTTCAGTAAATTGAAATCCAAATCAATGGAGTATCGTGGAAGGTCATAAAACAGCATCAGGGCAGTTCCACCTTTGAAACCGAGATTATTACCCAGGATTATGTCGGAGTATATGCTTTTTAAAAGCTGTACGATAAAAAACCTGTGTTTGTTTATATCAACCATACGGTTAATGCTTTAAAAATTATTTACATGTTGAAGGTCCAGGATTTTTTCAACGCGCATCTGCAACTTTTTTGACCTGTAAACAGGTAAAAGTTCTATTATCTTATGTTTATCAACTCCCGTGATTACATCAAAATAATACTCTTTGTTCAGGTAAAGCATATCAAGCAGGGCTCTTTCAGTTGATGCTATGTTGATACCGGTATCCTGGCGGATGATACCTGCCGGATTAACAAGAATGTTGTTTTTTATTTTGTGGTAACTTATGGTGTATTTGTCTGCCACTATGGTCCGGCTGAGATAACTTAATGCCGTCAGCTTTTCGCTGTACTGGAAAATCACACCAACTTTCTGCAGTACATATTCAAGCGAAAGATAGGCGGGTGTGTATATCTTGCAGGCCAACTCCTCAGCACTGTAACCCTCTTTAGCGTAAATGCCCCGCCGAACGTTGATTATCGCGTTTGTTTTCACGTAATAATTGATCTTTTGCCGCAGGCGTGAAGCATCCGTTTCATTCAGCAGCATGGCAATCTCCTGGAAATTGAAAACGCTTCGATTGTCTTTATAAATTTCTTTTATAAAATCTTTTTTCTTCATATGTGAACCATAGATATGACTAATTCTCACATTTGGTTTACAAAAATATAATTTTTTTCTATTAATTCAGCTAATTTATTATAACAAATCCCGATGAGTCGCTGGTCATGATGAGGCAGCTCAGGCGAATTGGCTGACTGAGGGATGTGTGGATGCTGAGCAGGTAAGGGTTTTTATATCGTATTGTTAATGAGGTTGTCATAAAAGGGCAGCCTTTTTTGCATATTATTAATTGTCATTGCATCCGTGCAAAGATTTTTTTGTAATTTGCTTGATATTAGCCGGGCAAAAAAAAAATGTGCAGTTTCAGAGGTATTGATATAGGGACCCTGAGACCAATAGTCTTCTTTTATTTAATCATTGGTTTTCTGATATTTAGAGCGTCATTGACAATATCTGCAGGGCGAGATGTTGTTGATTCCCTTATGGCTGAACTGCAAAGACCCTATCACGACACTGTTAAGTTCGAGCTTCTTCTTGAGATAGGCGACCATTTTTATTTCAACGACCCTGAAACGGCGTTGGATTATTTCATTGAGGCCAGGGAGCTGGCTGAAATGAATCTTGAAATGCCGGACGGGCCTTTTGAGAGGAAATTTACTCAGCAAAAGGCCAAGGCCATCCGTTATATTGCTTATGTTTATACAAACTGGGGCGACTATGTCACTGCCCTGGAAATGTACTTCTTGGCCCTGAATATAGGATATGAAATAGGCTGCAGCCTCAATATCTACAATTCTTACAATAACATCGCGATCATCAACCACAAGCGGAAGGACTTCAACGTGGCCCGTGAATATTACGAGCGCGCCCTTGAGATTACTGAAAGTGCAGGTAACGATGTTGGAAGCGTCAAGCTTTACAATAACCTGGGGGTATTGTATTACGATCTGGGTAACGAGGCCGTTGACATCCCCGAAAGGGAAATTCACTATGACACGGCACTTGTAATGTTCACGCGAACGCTCCGGCTGAGGCAGGAGCTGGGTGACCGGTGGGGGCAGGCGCTTTGCTATAATAACCTGGGCAACCTGACAAGGGATGCTTCACGAATTGCCGGAGATGGGGCGGCAGTCGTCCGGGGAATTGGCAGGGCTGAGGAATATTACCGGAGGGCGCTTGAGATTGCCATAGAGGTAAATGATATGCTTACCGAGTCAAAGGCTCAGGGTAATCTTTCTGAATTGTTTCTTATGAGATACGATCTTGAGGGGTTGCCTGCGGCGGAAAGGAGTGCACTTGCCGGGAGCGCGGTACATTATGCTGATGAAGCATACCGCCTGGCTGAAGAGCTGAACTCACTGGATCAGCAGCATGTCGCTGCAATGCTGGCCAGGAATGCATATGCAAGGACCGGCAACACCGCGATGGCATTGCATTATGCCGACAGGTACATTGAATTGAGTGAAAGGGTATTTTCAGAGGAGAAAACAGCTTCGCTCAACGATATGCGGGTAAGGTATGAATCTGAAAAGAAAGAGAATGAAATAAGTCTGCTGAGCCAGGAAAACGAGCTTGCCAGGATTCGTATTGAAAATGCAAGGATGGGGAGGATCTTTCTTATTGTCATCGCCCTGTCGTTCCTGTTGTTGTCGGCGCTTCTCCTCCGGCTCTATTACAACAGGAAGCGGACTTCCAGGCTGCTGGAAGAGAAGAACCGTGAACTGGCTGAGCTCAACTCAACCAAGGACAAGTTCATATCAATTCTGGCCCATGACCTGAAGAATCCATTCTCTGCTTTCTTGAACATTACATCGGCCCTGGAGCGCGGTTTTGACAGCATTGATGAGGAAGAGAGAAAGGAGTGGATTGAACAATTGCAGCAGTCCGCCCTGCAGCTTAACAACCTTCTGAAAAACATGCTGGAATGGGCGTT
Coding sequences:
- the rfbB gene encoding dTDP-glucose 4,6-dehydratase; amino-acid sequence: MQKTILITGGAGFIGSHVVRRFVRNYPGCRIVNLDKLTYAGNLENLTDIESEPNYNFVKGDIADQEFIDGLFSKHSFDGVIHLAAESHVDRSISGPMEFITANIIGTVNLLNAFKEQAGNHEGKLFYHISTDEVYGSLGSEGLFTEETAYDPRSPYSASKAGSDHMVRAWHHTYGIPVVISNCSNNYGPNQFPEKLIPLAINNILNSKPVPVYGKGENVRDWLYVEDHATAIDLIFHKGLTGETYNVGGNNEWRNIDLVKLLCGIMDRHLDRRPGTSAKLITFVKDRAGHDMRYAIDNSKVSRDLGWKPSVSFEEGLDRTVGWYLENEKWLKGVLSGGYRDYYQKQYTER
- the galE gene encoding UDP-glucose 4-epimerase GalE produces the protein MHNILVTGGTGYIGSHTAVELIEKGFNVLIADNLSNSSVEVLDGIEKITGVRPGFEKIDLCDGPHLRDYFTSSPGIDAVIHFAAAKAVGESVEKPLMYYRNNLVSLINLLEEMEQHGTVPLVFSSSCTVYGQPDKLPVTEEAPVKKAESPYGNTKKISEDIIAGTVAASGRLRAISLRYFNPIGAHPSALIGELPLGVPENLVPFITQTAIGMRDELKVFGNDYNTPDGSCIRDYLHVTDLAKAHVTAVKRLLENRNKSGYEVFNLGTGKGVSVLEMIKTFEKVTSVRLKYKITGRRAGDIEQVWADTTLANNELGWKAESSLEETLASAWKWEQYYRKMKDKK
- a CDS encoding nucleotide sugar dehydrogenase yields the protein MYEELIKKEKKISLIGLGYVGLPIALEFAKKVPVIGFDIKPDRIEMMKKGIDPSRELDAEAFEGCDIVFTSDPADLKGADFHIVAVPTPIDDHNLPDLTPVLKASETVGRILKKGDYVVYESTVYPGCTEEDCVPVLEELSGLKSGTDFKVGFSPERINPGDREHTLTKIVKVVSGNDEEALENIARTYELIIEAGVHRASSIKVAEAAKIIENTQRDINIAFMNELAMIFNRMNINTHEVLEAAGTKWNFLGFYPGLVGGHCIGVDPYYLTHKARELGYHSQIITAGRYINDSMGRYVARQTIKKISSLGKNSMQSHILIMGVTFKENVSDIRNSKVADVYNELKAYGVKHIDVVDPCASSDEVEEEYGFRLKEKPGKDYDAVIVAVNHKEYMGLPADWFREVTNTNALLVDVKSIYREQFVNGQDGLHYWSL
- a CDS encoding gfo/Idh/MocA family oxidoreductase, which codes for MSVKQKNFALIGVAGYIAVRHLQAIKETGNRLLASLDPFDSVGTIDAYFPEADFFVEFERFDRHIDKLKRTGTNVDYVSICSPNYLHDSHIRFAMRQGADAICEKPVVLNPWNLDALGEIEKETGKKIYNILQLRLHPSIIELREKIMKEPPEKIHDIDLSYITSRGNWYHISWKGDMQKSGGVATNIGVHFFDMLTWIFGPVRENIVHLSDSRRAAGYLTLEKARVRWLLSIDHDDLPQQLKERGQRTYRSITIDGDEIEFSDGFTNLHTQTYREILAGKGYGLEESRRSIETVYTIRNSLAVGLKGEYHPHLKKITGT
- a CDS encoding N-acetyltransferase — its product is MSEDKGYQAHETAVIDEGCKIGKGTRIWHFSHIMPGCTIGENCNLGQNVVVSPGVVLGRNVKVQNNVSIYTGVICEDDVFLGPSMVFTNIVNPRSAVVRKEQYVKTLVGRGASIGANATIICGNNIGRYAFIGAGAVITKEVRPYALVVGNPARQTGWMSEYGHRLDFDKEGFATCPEGGEKYRLENGEVKKLE
- a CDS encoding DegT/DnrJ/EryC1/StrS family aminotransferase, translating into MEKIVMVDLPGQYRRLKSEIDRAMNQVIESGAFINGPEVSSFRENLQSYLNAGHAVTCGNGTDALQIALMALDLKPGDEVITTPFTFIATVEAIALLGLKPVFADVCPRCFNIDARAIEKAVTRKTKVILPVHLYGQCANMDAIMEIAGKHNIYVIEDAAQSLGSEYTFENGLVKKAGTIGHIGCTSFFPSKNLGCFGDGGAILTNTPELAAKMKAITHHGSTVKYYHDMVGVNSRLDTLQAAILDVKLKYLDKFNEARTEAAGYYDRALGDIGNLILPKRLRQSTHIFHAYTVRTPARYRDKLREFLGKRDIPTMIYYPLPMHLQKGYSGYGYQEGDFPVAEELCSTVLSLPMHTELKQDQMEYICAAVHDFFKNNPE
- a CDS encoding nucleotidyl transferase AbiEii/AbiGii toxin family protein: MVDINKHRFFIVQLLKSIYSDIILGNNLGFKGGTALMLFYDLPRYSIDLDFNLLNPSRSTEVFNRTLDIAAGYGKIKDEAIKHFGMIIVLDYGPGEHNLKIEISGRLVNDSYEVKNYLGIPMQVMQLPDMFSHKLCALTDRKMIANRDIFDCWFLMKRRTPLNQKIIEDRMKTDLHAYLQQCIDRIEQVNEKRILSGLGELMDEEIKKFVRTKLKAETISLLKTYRQFPI